The following DNA comes from Bombus terrestris chromosome 2, iyBomTerr1.2, whole genome shotgun sequence.
GAACATACGTAAATCTGAtgaatgaatttaataaaacatgGACAGGGAGAGCTGTATATCCTATACGAGCAATTTCTACGAGTAAGAATGATAAAGCACACTGATAAGGAAAATGTTAAACGCACGAAGAAGGGataaaaaatagattaaaaaaaaaaagagagagatagagaacaAAGACAGAAACGAGCACATATAGAACTACAGACGTGACGCAACGTGGTTAGCTAGAACGCTGGTGAAGAGAAAGGTGGAACATCGACAGATCGATtattattcgaattttcaaGTTCATCTATACGAGTATACTCACGAAGAATGTGTTTCTTGGACACCTTGTGTCTTGGGCATAGATCGCTTGATCCAAGAggaacttttctttctttttctttccttttttttctctcatttATCTTACGAGCTTATTtttgtctctttctttttatacattCGTATTTCGCGTGACGAATTCGATGGCAAAACGTTCGATGTTCGTTTCCATAGCATAACCGCGATGTGGAAATTTCGTTTACTTTCGCTCGTACGCCGATCAATAGATGCATTCGTCGAAATCGCGGACGAGCGAAACAAAAAGGAGAATTCGTTCCTCTTCGAACATATATACGGATACATGTAGCTCTTGTTCAAAAATTTCGTTGGTGGTCGTAATGAAATAACTGGCGCGGGACGTCTCGTCGAATATTACGTTCCGGTGGCTAATCGCCAAAGGTGTGTGTACAGAACAATTTCGAAACAACGTGCATCGCGCGAATTCTTGTCAAGGAAGGTTCGATCGAGGACGTCGCGCGAATCGGCAAAGCACCGTGACCTCGTGGCAAATGGCTCTATAATTCCTTTCTATTTTCCATGTTCTCCAATTAGTATTACCATTTCTAATCTCGAAACACTGGAACTACCAAaggttaaaatataaaatcgagaAGATTAAGATGAAAAGATGTACGCAAAAAGATACGCGATACAAGGGAAACAAATTTTCACCcatgatatatataataaatcaatcaTTTTATACGATACGTGCGATAAAAATTTATGGATGTACAAAGTAAacgaatttctatatatatttccagATTGCTTTCAAATTTGACCAACATAATCACGATACCAATGTTTCATTAcgttgttaatgaaatttcaaaatattttacataacacgTACGTAAAAGTTTTCTGTGACAAGAGATTAAACACTTTCGTGAGTCaatgtatttacatattaatcGAGATTTTCCACTATCTCGTTAAAGTTACCTTTACATCTCGCGTaattaaacaaaaaacaaaatgaaaaataacataTGCGTAGCAATTACAAAAAATACCTTTGGTAGTTCcagtattaaatataatacgatTAAATAGAAGTAATTAATGACCATGCCACGAGTTAGCAAAATCGTGTTTCATGTTCTGTATAATTATTGACAGAAGGTACAGTTAACGACGACCAACGATCAACTAACCTTTAGGTGGCTGCATTCCCAGTTTTTTCATGCCTTCCCGGACCTCTTCGAGGTCCGTGTCCGAGACCCTCATGCTATCGGACACGAATTCGTGGCCTGGCGAATCGGCCAAAGCGCTGTTACTTCCGGTCATCGCTGTTCCGCTGCTTTCCTGGCCAGTGGTCACTTGAACTGTTCGCAAGACAACACTCACGGCTAAACTAGAAGGGACGGGTACCGCCTAACAGCTAAAAGCCTCTAACAGCTCTACTACGTTCGTTAATATGCTGTTTACTAATTTTCTAATTACCTATCGATCGAACTAGCTAATTGCTGCTCGTTCGTGCGGTGCGCGTGTCATTTATCGATTTAACTGTACAAAAGCTTGCTGCGCTCTTTAGTCTAACGTAATTCTAGTTTCTCAATaactaaaagaaataaaatattaagacaGCTTGCTTCTGCTTTAACCCTGTTACCGTCTTTGAACAACACGATGCTTGATATTTTAGTATAATAATGTTTCAATGCTTTGAACAAGGAGGATAGTTCGTTAGGCGAATCTGTGTGGAAGAAACAGCGATAGAAAGGTAGCAAgtaattttttgaaattcaacGAAACGAAAACAACGATATTAAAACGATATAAACATAATTACATCGATcctaatgatattaataaaattcgataaCGTAAATTGACTATTTTCGTGAAAATATTCTTCCTTAATAcgttaagaaaaattgaaataaaatcgagATGGAGTGTCAGGCGTATTAACAAGGATTCGTTGATAATTtcttcgaaattaattttttaacgatgaaAGAAACCCGATCGCATCGAGAATGACCCAAAGAGCGTAGCAGGGTTGACAAAGGGAAAGAAAACCGAGCAAGAAACGAAGCTTTATAAACAGGGAATGTGCACAAATATCAAACTCAATCTCGAACGAACTCTCGACTGCAAGATCATCGAATTTCAAGCGCGACTTAACCAGACGCCAGGGCATTAACATCCTCCTCGCAGTGATTTGACTTGGAACAAACGGAAGTCGTCGTTGGAACCGCGGCGAAGCCGTTGGCCGGGATCGAATTCTCATTTCgcgaaagagaagaggaaacCGGGCAGATGGAAATGGTCGACAGAAAGCAGAAGGGGTGAACAGCCCCTGAAGATGGCTTCGAATTCTCATTCACGGGCGATCATTCTCAGGATCAGACAGTATTTCACCAAACTATTCACCTTCCTCTCCCAGGGGCTCCTCTCGTATTTCGTTTTATCCGGTTCGTTCACCTCCACTCCGGATGGAATTCCATTGTTTGTACGGATTTCACCTCCTGATTCCGCAATTTCGACTCCGGCCAACGGTTTGCGCTTTCCCGAAAGCCTTTTTTTATCAACGTGCTGACGAGCTCGATTTTTCCAGTGGATAGAGCGTATTATTTTCGTGGAACATCATCGTCGTTTCATGCTGAATTAACTCGAATTAATGCCACGCTCGTAATTCGAAGTGGGCGATGCGCCGATGATATAGATTTTTCGATTTCAATAACTATTGTGGAATTTTTCGTCGCGTTATTACCGACTTTACGCATTTCGGCTAATTTATATGTATCGTCGGtggtattaaataatttatttgttcatttattCAGAGATAAACGGTGTAAATCGTCTTTAATGTACAATGTTAGGAACGAAGTGAAGTACGGACTACAACGGGCGTATAACAGCTCTTACAAAATTCTGCGAAGCTAGTTTCTCAAGCTATCGATGCTAACGTCGAAGAAATCAAAACAGGGGCAGTAAGAGCTCGCTGTATTGTTGTATACGATTCACTGGGTCCGAATTCGCGAGTAAGCATCGATAACGGTATGGGGAAAAAGGATCTCGTGAATCTAAACGATCTGGTCgggatataaaaatttataagttCAAGAATTTGTGGGCAAAGAACAACGCTGTCGATAATAGACCCGCAGTCATGGTCGGCCCGGAACATGCCACTATACGCGACGAATCTCAGAAACTTATATACTTTTATTGAGCTGTTTGTATTTAACTTGATTTTCGGCGCATATTCtaattcataacgtaataacttGGTTCGTATTCTTTTTGAGCgccaaagatataaatattgcgtcaatatattttagaattctCAATAATATATATTGAGTGTAAGGGGTCTATAACGTACAACAACGTTGAGAACTTTAAATATCGGCAATAATGTTGACAGTCTGAACCTTTTTTCGCATAAGATCTACAGTGTCGacgaaaagtatttgtacacccCTAACTTCCTAACGTAGCGTTTTTAAATCAAGCTCTACGATTTCATTCGCACAGTATCATATTTTTGTAATCATATGAAACTACCACTGAATGACacaaaatttattacaattaggCGTAATCAACCGTACGTACATAAATACACCGACAAATGCAGCGATGTAAAAATACTTTCTGTACGTAACacttatgatatttaatatataatacttcttttatatatatttatcgtatataatCCACGTATAGGATAAAAAGTTCCACAATATCGTAAATAACGACGAACCTATAACACGATAAAACAATCACCAGTACGTCATACAAATTTTCCACGCTAGGATATTCACAGCATCGATGCGACTATTCATCTCTTACACGATTCATCAGCACGTTGTTTGTGGCTCGTCGACGAACAGATAAATCTACACGACGCATCAGGCTCGGAAATGTGCCATGCATGGTCTTTCGGAGAACGTCGAGCCGTCGATCGAACGTGAACGGTGTGCGCACGACACCCATAAACGTTTCCTCTGGTCTCGATCGTGGTCGATAGGTTGATCGCGAAGGATGTCGTTCGCCAGGCGCGGTGGTTCACGTCGACGTCGAACGAGCGAAAAATCCTTTCGCTCCGATCGGAAATTACCGTACTAGTCTTGGAGCGACGAGGAGGACGTGAAGTCAAGCGGCTCGAAATTGCGATGCAAACTAATATAAGAGGCAACGAACGTGCACACACCGAGGGAACGAACGAAAAGGGTTCGCGTGTGCACGCTTTCAAACGTAGCTCGACGATCGACCCTTTACGCAATGCGACGTCGATGGCTGGATATCGAATCGCGATGCTTCGTGCTTTTCTCTCCGTacttttgttatttttcatccgattcgtttccttttttttattcgcGGTACTTTCGACGCGTGACTTTTATGCGATCGCGCGAAGCCGTTAAATCGAAAAAGCAACGCCGGTGTATATCCTCTGAAATCGTTCACCGTTTAATCCGACCGGTATATAAAAGCCACGACCAATTTGCCGACTCTGTTTCGTATCGATATCGATGGTAAAAATTTGATTAGCTAATCCCAGTTACGCGAAATCTATCTCCGGctatatgaaatatgtatttcatttaACTCGCGGCCGATCGAACCTCGACCCCGTTCCTCTGAATTATGCAACGTCTAACCATCATTCTACTCTGCTTTCGTGATTTATTATCTTAAGGTTAACCAAATACGAAGCGGAATATCCGGTTTTGAATTGATAGCCATCGAGCGTAGTGTTTCGTTCGATCTGACCATTTAAAATATCTGCGCTGCTTCAAAGAACTGCATGAGAATGTAAACGATCATTTCACCAAACGTCTATGCATCGATGAGAGTCGATGAAGCGAAATTTAACTTACCTTTGCTCCATCCTCGGAATTGTCTCAATAAAATTGCTTGATCTTATGGAAGAGAAAAATACGGACGAAATGCTACTAACTACTGGCAGTGACCATTTCATGAAACTGATGATTGTTCTTTCGAAAAACAACGCAGATGTTCCAAATGCTCAGGGAACGCGTCGAGCGATGCACAAACGAAACACTTCTGATCGAAAGGGTCGAACGATAGACTTGAAGGGAATAACGACGATGATATCGTatgataaaaatacattaaccccttaacgcataaatttttcttccatttattAGCGAGAATGATGAAATCTTTCGTAATAAAAACAACGTATGGTTACGGTGGATGCCTGTCATGCGATCAGTTCCGACAAACGAAACAGTTGCTTTTATAAGAATCTGCAACCTCGTTCATGAATATTAAGGCACTTGCCGGcctcataaaaaatataattattaacgtAGAATAACGTGAGTTATCAGACGAACGATTAATTAACTCAATTATGTgttcgtgcaatataacgatttaGAATCTACAGAAATAATTTGCGGAGATGTTTGCAAGAATTGAATAAAGCTAACGAATTGATGATTATATATGGATACCTAAAATATCTCCATCCAAATCTCACTAAGAGATAATCCCAGatgatttaattagaaaattcgaTAACGTTAGCAAAAAACTTCCAATTTTATTTGTGGAATCGTATACAGAATGCACGAAACCGAGGAATAATAGATACTGTGGAGATTAGTTGAGACAACGATCGAGAAAGGAAATGTATAATTATTGAAGAATAATCGAAGAATAATTGAAGAATCTGAAAACAGTCTCTTaccaatttttaacaattatctCGTTCTCGTTAAGAGTCTTAGCATCGATCAACGAGGGCGTCCGTATGTATGCATACTTTAAAAATAGTTGTCGTCGAAACGACAGTTCGTTAGAGCACACATCCACTGTAATCGCGGCCTTGCGATGCAAATGGATCCGCGCTATGTTTTTAGAGGACATATAGATatcttattatataaaatatcgcagCTCCTGAACCCGTAAAGGCCAATGACTAAAATAACCATGTAAACTAAATGTGCGTTAAGTGGTTAAACGAACgataataatgttataaacgaTAATAATATTGGATAAGCGTGAGAAATGGTTGGACAGAGGTTCGAATTACCTTCAGGTTGATCGACGGTTCCGGCGGAAGTCTGATTCAGGTTGTTCTCCGTCTGGTTGGCCATTGTATTCAGCTCGTGGCTTTGACGGAGAACCGATACTCGGTAGAAGTAGTTCCGCCAGAAATTCTCTTCTGATATTCTGCACGATACAGATGTTGAGTATTAATTTAGGGGCGTGAATTCGTCCCGAGTCTTGCTAGCAGAGAAGCCGCACGACTTCCGGTCAATCGTAATCGGATGTCGCTTTGGAAATTGCCAATTAACGCCAGCCACCGCCGACTGATTTAATTTAGTCCGTGAGTAAATAACACTGATCGTGGGTTATCCGCGTTTCCTCGTACGTAGAAACGTGGGAGTTCGAATGCGTATTGATCTTCCGGAGATTGATAGGTGCGTCTTGAAATAACTCGCAATTACGAACTCGCTTCCCGAGCCACTTCCGCAAATTCGACAAGTTGCAAGAGATATGTCGTAGCTGATAGCGGCAGAGGTATTTTATGGCTGCAGTTCACACGATATAGTTCACAGTTGATATACGCAGCGATGAAGATTTGACGTCGATCGCTCGATCTTCGTACGTTTGGTTCGCTTTCTCAGTCACGCGATACCGTACACTGCGTAGCGTGGTACGTGTAAGGTAAACGCGTAAATAAACTCGTAGATGGAAACTTACTCCGTAGAAAGTCTACAAAGGACGAATCTAAATTTTAAAACGAAATCTCTTCGTTTGAATCTTCGTTTGCGAGAAAATCAAGCTTTCGAAAGCTTTGGCAAGTGCGATCGTATACGAATGGACAATCACGACAGATTATTGTACGGAGGAAGTAAGTCGAAAATCTGcaataacattttttcttttgaaGCCTTGTTTACGaggaaatcgaatttgaaagttTAACAAATGCACCTTAACTTGATTAATTCTCAATACTTTGTGAAGTGAACGTTGGACGAGACATTCTActaaactaaataaaaaatgtagaacaaaATTCGTTTGAAGCTTTGTACCACGCATCTTGCAATATTCGCGATAGTTCAATTTCGGTAGATACGACATTTCCgatcaataataaaaatttgtacgttCCATCAACGCGATTGCGAGAGAAAGCTAACCCACGTATTcatgtatttttaatgtatttttaagaGAGATATATAAATCAATTTCCATCGTTAGACGCCATCGACTGAAGCGGAGAATAAATTTACGTATCAACTATGACAACCATCTGAATACTAAAGGTACCTGTGGTTTGTGATGCAACGTAGCCTGTCCGTAAGTTTGGCGATCTCTAGAGGAAAGTCAGAGAGAAGATTCGCAGGGGGAATTCCAGAGGGATTTTGCAGAGATTTTCTCTTTGTAAAGGTTTCAGAATGATTTTGGTTCTAGTTGGTTGAGATGGAATGGAGTTAGAGTGGAATTAGATGTGGAGGACTCGAGTTAATAGAGGCTTGAATTTGAAATGACGGAGGAATTTCTGTGCCCCGAGTTTGAATATAAAAAGTCTGTTTAATATTGCCGAAGAAATAAGTAGCTTTGTATCAAGTTTTTTTTCGACGAATAGTTTTTGCTAATTATCAGGGTGTCTCGTTTTAGCCTCTTGTACGCGACTCTTTTGAATATTGTTGTACACAGAATTGTTACTTGTTATTTCGctatatcaaattatttaattcattagAGTTAAGTATGTGCAATCATCGTAAATGGAAGTTCAAAAGCACGGGCTTTATTCAATTATGTGCCTGACGTTTCCAACAGTACGTTTTAGCATTTGGCTGAAAATTATTACTGTGCGCGTATGTGTACGATGCACATGTGTACTCTTCTGATATTTTAAACACTATTACGAAAGTGGAacttgctattattttaaacaaaatagaCAAATACACTCGTTTtctttcgaaataaaatattcccgAACAATGATATTTGTTAGTGAAAATAACTATTTCTGCTATATCGTTAATGGAATTGGAAAAAAATAACACCGATTTTTCTGTAGTACCGAATATATATTATCgacaaaaaaatttctttttttgatattttaattacttcGACTTCTCCAAAATTTCCATTTCCTTCGACACTATTctcgaatatcgtaatattaatttacttgtGTACATCTAAATTAGGATCTCAAACTTACGGACATAGTTTCAATATCATTTTCCAAAATGTTATCATGGCATAAATGCAATTTCTAAAGTATGATTAGTTGAGTAACAATTTGGTAAAATTACTCACACTTTCGGCACAAGCTGGAACCTCATGTTCTCCAAGTTAGGATCTAGCGCGAGAGTGGCCTGTGCCATTGGTTGCACAGCCTCAAAGTCCCAAGGGAAATCGACTTCCTTTGGTGGGGATTTCAAGAAGTTACGTTGATCCTGAAATCAACATTTCCAAATTACCAAAATTCCTTTACGCTTTGTCGTTCACCACTTTTAAATGGTACGCGAATCAAATCGCCAGTGGATAATCTGAAAttagataatttataaattaagttAACGAACCCAATTTAATTTGTTTAGTTTGATTCGATTCAACTGGtttattttgatttaataacgttaaattaaattaattagccTTGGTTAATGAATCTTTAATTAAGCTCGTCgtttataaaaagatttatcATACGTTTAACGGATCAGCCAAGATCTGTGCAGGATTAACGAAATCGTCGTTCCAAGAAGTCCACTTAAAGAAGAATCGATTCGATTTAATAGAGCAGATACTCTGTTACCCGAAGGGAAGCAATTTCAACTTTAGAGATCGTTATACTAATCGCGACACGATCTCCTCACTGTAATTAACAGTGTCTAATTTTGTCTACAGCGTGACTGTGGATAGATTATGTCTTTTTGTTAAGAATTGTACATATGTTGCGGTTCAAATGcattcaaatatttgataatttccCGTATCGTATGATTTAATGATGCTGTAATAATTTCATCTTTCGTTGATTTTCAAAACGCGAACAAAGTCGATTAATTATCGAAAGTAAcggtatattttaaatttattaattttaatatactatGGATTACGTTCTCAATAATAgatttaaatttataacttGTTAATTGTAtaagaatgtataatatatattataatataatatgatacatgTATGTCATGTACCCCTTTTAGTCACGAGCCGATTATTAATTTACATACTGTCACAATAAATCAATCAAAATGATCAGTTACTCGtgaaatatgtttttttttttacatttgccAATCGACATTGTCATTAATGTATTTTAACAGCATTGTAAATGtttaattggaattttatttaattcatctTATTTCTCCCATGAGAGAATTGTATCGGACTCGATCAGTTATGTCATGATAAATTGGCACAGTAATTTCGAAACCTCTATGATACATGGTCACTGCGTTATCATTCATACGTATTATTAAATCATGAATCAAATTAAACATGTGCATATCTATGCCCATCTGTGTACGTCGCTATCAACTGCTCTGTTTCGATCTCGAAACGCAATGGAAGCCAATCTAACTGGGAATCGAAAATCTTTGTCTATATCCCGTTGCACGAGTTCATTAACCCTTTGATTAATACGAGCAACTATACGTGACATTCGAGCCTCTCCGGGACAATTGTAAAGTATTAGAGAAATTAAACGAATCAAGTATAGAGTTTGCATGTAATTCTTATACGCGctatactttaattttaaaagaGACAATTATAGCGAAGGAATTAAACTGCATGTTTTCCTGACTAAAAAGTAATAGGACACCTATTCTTAGTATCGCTATTTATCGAAACACTCTGacgaattttactttattttataacaaGATACGATCAAAATCAGCGTTCACACGAATAGAATTGATTCGGACAAAGTTTCAGTTAAATCAAACAATACTCGATGGAAATCCATTTGTTCGATTTCCTATTATATAACCGGAAAATCATAGTTGATGAAAACCACTGTTATACGAATTCCGTATAAACTATTTGTTCCCCGACAAGTTCGTGTAAACGAAATTTTACCGTAGGTAAAAAATAAAACCCGAGAAAAGCATTCAATTTGTACCAAACATCAACGAATGTTCCGATGCTCAATATTTAATAGAGTACattaattttcatcgaaaaatcTACATAGCGAAATATACGTCGCGTCCGCTTTAACACGCCAAGACATGTACCCGAAACGCGTGGCAAGAGGTCATTGTTTGCTATGGGAATCCAGTTGCGAAGCACTCTCGgcactttcgtttcgttttcccAAGAACGATCGCGACGCGTGGTCTGCGTGTGTGTATGTGGACTCGATCTATTCCCTCTTCGCTGGAACGAGAGTATACTAGCAACGGAAATAGGAGACACAGAGGAATTACTCACCGTCGACAGAGATAAGCATTCCTCGCGGAGTATGTCCTCGTTGGGTGCACCGACCCACGGTGCGACGGCCTCACCCTTTTCGGTATGCTTGTTGGCAATGAAAGCCTCCTGTTCTTTGTTCAGCTCAGCGACCAATCTCTGGAACAGCATTAATTCCGCGTTAGAGAGCAGCTGTCACTAGCAATGCTAGTAAGCGCGTTATGTGTGTCTCGTTGGAGGCCACGTTATAGAGAGCAATTATCGTTATCATCGACGAGGACTGTGTCGCGCCGATGGGTAGCTATTTCCACGCCACGCGACGAGTTTCCACGGTAAAAAGCGAGAAGAGCCGGTGACAGGGTTCGTTCACCTCTTGGTTAATTAGATCGTTCTTACCGTATTTTCGTCGATAGCCGCGCGCTACGGCTAAGATCGTATTGATCACGTCGAGTCACGCTGGATACGTCGTCTCGTTCGTACGCTGGATTTAGCAGTCTCGTGGGAATAGAAATAGATAGCAGGATCAGCGAATAATTAGATTTATTATGCGAACGTCATTTTTCAGATTTCAGATGTCACGTGGCAATTTAACGAAGAAGATAGCACGAGGTTGGAGCTGGAGACTTGACAGTTTGGGTTTGCGTTGGATAATTTAATTGTGATTTGTAATCGTGGAAGGGGGTGGTACGATTGGTTCGGTGTTGGATTTCGATCAATGCTTTTCATATTCGGTA
Coding sequences within:
- the LOC100651118 gene encoding synapse-associated protein of 47 kDa isoform X4; translation: MFTGLTNQVSTWMGKKGEDAGTELPTEEKLPTGTEGGEDPDRKDSPTRSMLVGVKSQMTGWFSGGIPGLSRGAGQGADGESQAGKPMNGAQMAQNTESTVAEQTKDDDASSWTNLSEAVSTVPRATGGADSGPASLEGSPSEDKEGQQAFGGVSTKALAGAKTLGGFLYSAVNKAGKTVVEAGVKIKKTVEENRLVAELNKEQEAFIANKHTEKGEAVAPWVGAPNEDILREECLSLSTDQRNFLKSPPKEVDFPWDFEAVQPMAQATLALDPNLENMRFQLVPKVISEENFWRNYFYRVSVLRQSHELNTMANQTENNLNQTSAGTVDQPEVQVTTGQESSGTAMTGSNSALADSPGHEFVSDSMRVSDTDLEEVREGMKKLGMQPPKA